From a region of the Zingiber officinale cultivar Zhangliang chromosome 10B, Zo_v1.1, whole genome shotgun sequence genome:
- the LOC122030382 gene encoding probable peroxygenase 5, with protein sequence MSNWRTGQLELTAIDNNSLTDVPGSAGEGEADLTPLQKHVAFFDRNNDGVIYPFETYQGFRAIGSGVALSAFSAAFIHGFLSAKTCPPGKSPLPSLPIYVKNIQRGKHGSDSGVYDTEGRFVVSKFEEIFKKHAKTNPEAISSEELKEMLQANGEPNDSKGRLASQTEWQLLYNRGKDKEGFLYKDTIQAVYDGSLFYQWEKERQSSVKKA encoded by the exons ATGTCCAATTGGCGTACAGGCCAATTGGAACTAACAGCtatcgataataatagtctgacagat gtTCCAGGCAGCGCAGGCGAGGGGGAGGCAGACCTGACGCCGCTGCAGAAGCACGTCGCCTTCTTCGACAGGAACAACGACGGCGTCATCTACCCGTTCGAGACCTACCAAG GATTTCGGGCGATTGGCTCCGGCGTGGCTTTGTCTGCTTTCAGCGCTGCTTTCATCCATGGCTTCCTCAGCGCCAAAACTTGCCCCCCT GGTAAATCTCCGCTTCCTTCTTTGCCAATCTACGTGAAGAACATTCAGAGAGGCAAACATGGAAGTGACTCTGGGGTCTATGACACCGAGGGGAG GTTCGTGGTCTCCAAATTCGAAGAGATATTTAAGAAGCATGCCAAGACAAACCCTGAAGCAATATCATCAGAGGAGTTGAAGGAGATGCTCCAGGCGAACGGGGAGCCCAATGACAGCAAAGGGAG GTTGGCGAGCCAGACAGAATGGCAACTGCTTTATAATCGGGGCAAAGATAAAGAAGGATTCCTGTACAAGGATACCATACAAGCTGTTTATGATGGAAGCCTCTTTTACCAGTGGGAGAAGGAGAGGCAATCTTCAGtgaagaaagcatga
- the LOC122029782 gene encoding E3 ubiquitin protein ligase RIE1-like isoform X2 translates to MEPQEAATASALLPRPVHPTTFAASTAVRQAAVHHLEERRTNWAYSRPVVVLDIALNLAFAASAAAVLCATAHERPVTPVRLWISVYALQCLAHVGLVWQEYRRRRRSGGERGLEEGGSGGERVLEDSEYTDSEDEVARVGAADGHRYSIFKGCESINRMASFIWWVFGFCWAFSGSEALLHDAPTLYWLTVVFLIFDALFAVFCISFACIIGIALCCCLPCVMTILCSVIGQESATDADISMLSRYRYSEFHRDGQKLIKEGLMVPDLNHRGFTSDERVLPKEDAGCCICLTSYEDGNSLLSLPCNHHFHSSCIVKWLRINATCPLCKYHILNG, encoded by the exons ATGGAGCCCCAAGAGGCGGCGACCGCCTCCGCCCTCCTCCCGCGGCCGGTCCACCCAACCACCTTTGCGGCTTCTACGGCTGTCCGCCAGGCGGCCGTCCACCATCTCGAGGAGCGGCGAACCAACTGGGCCTACTCCCGGCCGGTGGTGGTTCTCGACATCGCTCTGAACCTGGCCTTCGCGGCCTCCGCCGCCGCCGTGCTCTGCGCCACCGCCCACGAGCGTCCCGTCACACCGGTCCGGCTGTGGATCTCCGTGTACGCGCTCCAGTGCCTGGCGCATGTGGGGTTGGTCTGGCAGGAGTATCGCCGGCGGCGGCGGAGCGGCGGAGAGCGAGGGTTAGAGGAAGGGGGAAGTGGCGGGGAGCGGGTGTTAGAGGATTCGGAATACACGGACAGCGAGGATGAAGTAGCCCGTGTCGGCGCGGCGGATGGTCACCGTTACAG CATTTTCAAAGGATGTGAATCCATCAATAGAATGGCTTCCTTCATTTGGTGGGTTTTTGGCTTTTGTTGGGCGTTTTCTGGCAGTGAAGCTCTTTTACATGATGCTCCTACTCTTTACTG GTTGACTGTGGTTTTCCTCATATTTGATGCACTCTTTGCTGTATTCTGCATTTCTTTCGCATGCATCATTGGAATTGCACTCTGCTGCTGCCTGCCTTGTGTTATGACAATTCTTTGTTCTGTTATAGGTCAG GAAAGTGCTACCGATGCAGACATCAGTATGCTTTCCAGATACAGATATTCTGAGTTTCACCGTGATGGACAAAAGTTAATAAAGGAAGGATTAATGGTTCCAGATTTAAATCACAGGGGATTTACCTCTGATGAGCGTGTTCTTCCAAAGGAGGATGCA GGCTGTTGTATTTGCTTAACTTCTTATGAAGATGGAAATTCTTTACTTTCTCTTCCCTGCAATCATCATTTCCACTCTTCCTGCATCGTCAAATGGCTTCGGATAAATGCAACCTGCCCCCTTTGCAAGTATCACATACTCAATGGTTGA
- the LOC122029782 gene encoding E3 ubiquitin protein ligase RIE1-like isoform X1, with protein sequence MEPQEAATASALLPRPVHPTTFAASTAVRQAAVHHLEERRTNWAYSRPVVVLDIALNLAFAASAAAVLCATAHERPVTPVRLWISVYALQCLAHVGLVWQEYRRRRRSGGERGLEEGGSGGERVLEDSEYTDSEDEVARVGAADGHRYRESSEQVQGAIIHASIFKGCESINRMASFIWWVFGFCWAFSGSEALLHDAPTLYWLTVVFLIFDALFAVFCISFACIIGIALCCCLPCVMTILCSVIGQESATDADISMLSRYRYSEFHRDGQKLIKEGLMVPDLNHRGFTSDERVLPKEDAGCCICLTSYEDGNSLLSLPCNHHFHSSCIVKWLRINATCPLCKYHILNG encoded by the exons ATGGAGCCCCAAGAGGCGGCGACCGCCTCCGCCCTCCTCCCGCGGCCGGTCCACCCAACCACCTTTGCGGCTTCTACGGCTGTCCGCCAGGCGGCCGTCCACCATCTCGAGGAGCGGCGAACCAACTGGGCCTACTCCCGGCCGGTGGTGGTTCTCGACATCGCTCTGAACCTGGCCTTCGCGGCCTCCGCCGCCGCCGTGCTCTGCGCCACCGCCCACGAGCGTCCCGTCACACCGGTCCGGCTGTGGATCTCCGTGTACGCGCTCCAGTGCCTGGCGCATGTGGGGTTGGTCTGGCAGGAGTATCGCCGGCGGCGGCGGAGCGGCGGAGAGCGAGGGTTAGAGGAAGGGGGAAGTGGCGGGGAGCGGGTGTTAGAGGATTCGGAATACACGGACAGCGAGGATGAAGTAGCCCGTGTCGGCGCGGCGGATGGTCACCGTTACAG AGAATCCAGTGAACAAGTGCAAGGAGCTATCATCCACGCAAG CATTTTCAAAGGATGTGAATCCATCAATAGAATGGCTTCCTTCATTTGGTGGGTTTTTGGCTTTTGTTGGGCGTTTTCTGGCAGTGAAGCTCTTTTACATGATGCTCCTACTCTTTACTG GTTGACTGTGGTTTTCCTCATATTTGATGCACTCTTTGCTGTATTCTGCATTTCTTTCGCATGCATCATTGGAATTGCACTCTGCTGCTGCCTGCCTTGTGTTATGACAATTCTTTGTTCTGTTATAGGTCAG GAAAGTGCTACCGATGCAGACATCAGTATGCTTTCCAGATACAGATATTCTGAGTTTCACCGTGATGGACAAAAGTTAATAAAGGAAGGATTAATGGTTCCAGATTTAAATCACAGGGGATTTACCTCTGATGAGCGTGTTCTTCCAAAGGAGGATGCA GGCTGTTGTATTTGCTTAACTTCTTATGAAGATGGAAATTCTTTACTTTCTCTTCCCTGCAATCATCATTTCCACTCTTCCTGCATCGTCAAATGGCTTCGGATAAATGCAACCTGCCCCCTTTGCAAGTATCACATACTCAATGGTTGA
- the LOC122029784 gene encoding vacuolar iron transporter 2-like: MAAEHGWAVKSSRTSASGGVSSEMLLEDHQEKHFTASDVVRDVIIGVSDGLTVPFALAAGLSGANVPSYIILTAGLAEVAAGAISMGLGGYLAAKSEADHYMRELKREQEEIIAVPDNEAAEIAEILAKYGLEPHEYGPVVNSLRKNPQAWLEFMMKFELGLEKPDPKRASQSALTIAVSYMVGGAVPLLPYVFIPTATKAMFASIGVTLAALLFFGYVKGRFTGDRPLLSAIQTAFIGAVASAAAYAMAKAVQAS; this comes from the exons ATGGCGGCGGAACATGGATGGGCGGTGAAGTCGTCGAGAACGTCGGCGTCGGGTGGCGTTTCCTCGGAGATGCTTTTGGAGGATCACCAGGAGAAGCACTTCACTGCCAGCGATGTCGTGCGCGACGTCATCATCGGTGTCTCGGACGGCCTCACCGTCCCCTTTGCCCTCGCCGCCGGCCTCTCCGGCGCCAACGTTCCCTCCTACATCATCCTCACCGCTGGCCTCGCCGAGGTCGCCGCTGGCGCCATCTCCATGGGCCTCGGCGG GTATCTAGCGGCGAAAAGCGAGGCGGACCATTACATGCGAGAACTCAAGCGTGAGCAGGAGGAGATTATTGCCGTCCCCGACAACG AGGCGGCGGAGATCGCGGAGATCCTGGCGAAGTACGGCCTGGAGCCTCACGAGTACGGACCGGTGGTGAACTCCTTGCGGAAGAACCCGCAAGCCTGGCTCGAGTTCATGATGAA ATTTGAGCTAGGATTGGAGAAGCCAGATCCGAAGAGAGCATCACAAAGCGCGCTGACGATCGCCGTGTCCTACATGGTGGGCGGCGCGGTGCCCCTGCTGCCCTACGTCTTCATCCCCACCGCCACGAAGGCCATGTTTGCGTCCATTGGCGTGACGCTGGCAGCGCTGCTCTTCTTCGGCTACGTGAAGGGCCGCTTCACCGGCGACCGGCCGCTTCTGAGCGCGATCCAGACCGCCTTCATTGGAGCCGTGGCCTCCGCCGCCGCCTACGCCATGGCCAAGGCCGTCCAAGCCAGCTGA
- the LOC122030006 gene encoding E3 ubiquitin-protein ligase RZF1-like produces MSSTAAAAASPTDPTTVDGAAPVCASASPPVIYWCHQCDMSVTILPSRSPLICPDCSRSDFLEEMELTPTASHLLSTSSSSSSSGPAPLLQSLPLALTDSDDEGTRSASDPEERRRTIPSRAARLSRLIARLADGGGEDPLPLLPPSAPARSGSFPASATSIDALPTVCISEADAAAVPCCAVCKDEFVLRSAARRLPCSHLYHSECIVPWLSLHNSCPVCRSPLPALGESSVAVGAPVRSLGVSAVGEGVDDALSLALAAADEEATALTAALWQVRTMHRLSFPIRSFTSATMDAALFQMEHLDVTLADSGGTLSPECQVERQGEAMGSSSNGGDNTTPPEIRENFF; encoded by the coding sequence ATGTCTTctactgctgctgctgctgcatcgCCGACTGATCCAACCACGGTCGACGGCGCCGCACCTGTCTGCGCCTCCGCTTCCCCGCCGGTAATCTACTGGTGCCACCAGTGCGACATGAGCGTCACCATCCTTCCTTCACGATCGCCCCTGATCTGCCCCGACTGCTCCCGCTCTGATTTCCTTGAAGAAATGGAGCTCACCCCCACGGCCAGCCACCTCCTCTCCACctcatcctcctcttcctcttcgggCCCTGCCCCTCTTCTCCAATCCCTCCCCCTCGCCCTCACCGATTCCGACGACGAAGGAACCAGATCCGCCTCGGACCCCGAGGAGCGCCGCCGTACGATTCCTTCCCGTGCCGCGCGCCTCAGCCGCCTCATCGCTCGACTCGCAGATGGAGGCGGCGAagatcctcttcctctcctcccgcCATCGGCCCCCGCCCGCTCTGGCTCCTTTCCTGCCTCTGCCACTTCCATCGACGCCCTCCCCACCGTATGCATCTCCGAGGCTGACGCCGCTGCCGTCCCCTGTTGCGCCGTTTGCAAAGATGAGTTTGTCCTTCGATCTGCCGCCCGGCGCCTCCCCTGCTCCCATCTTTACCACTCCGAGTGCATCGTCCCTTGGCTATCCCTCCACAACTCCTGCCCTGTCTGCCGCTCCCCGCTCCCTGCCCTCGGTGAATCTTCAGTCGCCGTCGGTGCACCTGTACGCTCCTTGGGTGTCTCGGCGGTGGGCGAAGGAGTTGATGACGCGCTGTCGCTGGCCCTCGCCGCGGCCGATGAGGAAGCCACGGCGCTGACGGCTGCGCTATGGCAAGTGAGGACGATGCATCGCCTATCGTTCCCTATTCGGTCCTTTACATCAGCGACCATGGACGCGGCGCTCTTTCAGATGGAGCATTTGGATGTAACACTGGCGGATAGCGGGGGGACGCTCTCACCGGAGTGTCAAGTGGAACGGCAGGGAGAAGCCATGGGAAGTAGCTCCAACGGTGGCGATAATACGACGCCGCCTGAGATTAGGGAGAACTTCTTTTAG